A window of Eubacteriaceae bacterium ES3 contains these coding sequences:
- the aspS gene encoding aspartate--tRNA ligase yields the protein MNTYYRNFLCGELNATNVSETVRICGWADNRRNLGGVLFIDLRDRSGKVQLVVNEENKEVFEIAERVRNEFVLSVTGKVNHRDAQNVNKSLKTGEIEIEITEIKILDTAATPPIYIEDNDQSNEAVRLKYRYLDLRKPKFQKILMTRHKTASIVRNYLDEKGFLEVETPILARPTPEGARDFLVPSRVQKGNFFGLPQSPQLYKQILMISGVDRYYQIAKCFRDEDLRQDRQPEFTQIDMEMSFVDKDDIIAISEEMIARVMKEIKGVDISLPMPRMTYQEAMDQYGSDKPDTRFDLKLIDLSDCVKDSEFKVFSGAIKKGGSVRAINAKDAQDKLSKKTIKNLEKYAQIYKAKGLAWIDVSEGEMKSPILKFISEEEKEAIFEKTNAEPGDLIFIIADTNEIVCTALGQLRLELSRKLELDLSGMYNFLWVTDFPLLEYDSEAGRYTAKHHPFTAPLTEDLEYLETDIEKVRADAYDMVINGVELGGGSLRIHNQDIQERVFKALGFSLESAWEQFGFLLEALKYGTPPHGGLAFGLDRLIMLLTDHDNIRDVIAFPKTQNHSCLMMNAPAEASLDQLIDLGISLDEI from the coding sequence ATGAATACATATTATAGAAATTTTCTTTGTGGAGAATTAAATGCGACAAACGTTTCTGAGACAGTCAGAATTTGTGGATGGGCTGACAACAGGAGAAATCTTGGTGGTGTCTTATTTATTGATCTAAGAGATAGGTCTGGAAAAGTTCAGCTAGTCGTTAATGAAGAGAATAAGGAAGTCTTTGAAATAGCCGAACGAGTTCGAAATGAGTTTGTCCTTTCAGTTACAGGAAAAGTAAACCATCGAGATGCACAAAATGTAAATAAAAGTTTAAAAACGGGTGAGATTGAAATTGAGATCACTGAAATAAAAATACTTGATACTGCGGCAACACCACCAATTTACATTGAAGACAATGATCAAAGTAATGAGGCAGTTAGACTTAAATACCGTTATCTTGATTTACGAAAACCAAAATTTCAAAAGATTCTGATGACACGGCACAAAACCGCCAGTATTGTAAGAAATTATTTGGACGAAAAAGGATTTTTAGAAGTGGAAACACCTATACTTGCCCGTCCGACACCTGAAGGCGCCAGAGATTTTTTGGTTCCATCGCGTGTACAGAAAGGTAACTTCTTTGGTCTGCCCCAGTCTCCGCAATTGTACAAACAGATACTGATGATTTCTGGTGTAGATCGTTATTACCAGATTGCAAAATGTTTTAGAGATGAAGATTTAAGACAGGATCGTCAGCCGGAATTTACTCAAATTGATATGGAAATGTCTTTTGTTGATAAAGATGATATTATTGCCATCAGTGAAGAAATGATTGCTCGCGTGATGAAAGAAATCAAGGGTGTTGATATTTCATTACCGATGCCAAGAATGACATATCAGGAAGCCATGGATCAGTATGGTTCTGATAAACCGGACACTCGTTTTGATCTAAAACTGATTGATTTATCAGACTGTGTTAAAGATTCTGAGTTCAAAGTTTTTTCGGGAGCAATCAAAAAAGGTGGCAGCGTAAGAGCAATCAATGCAAAAGATGCCCAGGACAAACTGAGTAAAAAGACTATAAAAAATCTGGAAAAATATGCTCAGATCTATAAAGCAAAAGGATTGGCATGGATTGATGTTTCTGAAGGTGAAATGAAGTCGCCTATTCTTAAGTTTATTTCGGAAGAAGAAAAAGAAGCTATCTTTGAAAAAACAAATGCGGAACCAGGAGATTTAATTTTTATTATTGCCGATACCAACGAGATTGTATGCACGGCATTAGGGCAATTGAGACTTGAACTTTCAAGAAAGCTGGAACTTGATTTATCAGGTATGTATAATTTCTTATGGGTAACTGATTTCCCACTGCTGGAATATGACTCGGAAGCAGGTCGATATACAGCTAAGCATCACCCTTTCACTGCTCCGCTAACAGAAGATCTTGAATATCTGGAAACAGATATTGAAAAGGTTAGAGCTGATGCTTATGATATGGTTATAAACGGTGTTGAACTTGGAGGCGGAAGTCTTCGTATTCATAATCAGGATATTCAGGAACGAGTCTTTAAAGCATTAGGATTTAGTTTAGAATCAGCCTGGGAACAATTTGGGTTTTTACTTGAAGCATTAAAATACGGAACTCCACCTCATGGTGGACTGGCTTTTGGTTTAGATCGTCTGATTATGTTATTAACAGATCACGATAACATTCGTGACGTCATTGCTTTTCCAAAGACGCAAAATCACAGCTGTCTTATGATGAATGCACCAGCTGAAGCTAGCCTGGATCAACTTATTGATTTGGGGATCAGCTTGGATGAAATTTAA
- the hemZ gene encoding coproporphyrinogen dehydrogenase HemZ: MSILLFNLENPDLEYYFHEMVQAFEPGIKNVWEGDWDGKLTQSIKGLEIEYQLEWKEKQNFAKKYSVSSQQDLEDKGIYKGYLYDFLSEYYQKELMWGSLTGIKPVKIVQKLQRQGLTETLIKKKLMDYYRVSDDRTQLLLELAKKQREIIEEGKKKISIYIGIPLCPSKCSYCSFVSTIVDRKRQNLNQYFANLLIEIEEIGKLIKEKNITVDSIYIGGGTPTVLTANQLDELFLMLDKTFALNQLREFTLEAGRTDTLSDEKLMIAKKFGVDRICLNPQSMNQKTLDTVKRPCSATDISHFAEMVRFLKFENLNMDLIIGLGEEKSDDFLNSLNQVLDFQPENITIHNLSVKKGSKIKNDFGIKVNEGYGESFYQQVRKILLSHGYNPYYLYRLKYTCGNSENVGYSLKNKEGIYNIMMMSETQTVIGIGAGATGNIYDEERDEIKKIFTVKDVKTYNDRFYDILDKKKTIIKELLKVK; encoded by the coding sequence ATGAGCATTCTCCTTTTTAATTTAGAAAACCCTGATCTGGAATATTATTTTCATGAAATGGTTCAGGCATTTGAACCGGGCATTAAAAATGTCTGGGAAGGGGACTGGGATGGAAAGCTTACTCAAAGTATTAAGGGGCTTGAAATTGAATACCAGCTTGAGTGGAAAGAAAAACAAAATTTTGCAAAAAAATATTCTGTTTCAAGTCAGCAGGATCTTGAGGACAAAGGTATCTACAAGGGATATCTATATGATTTTTTAAGTGAATATTATCAAAAGGAACTGATGTGGGGAAGTTTGACAGGAATTAAACCCGTAAAAATTGTTCAAAAGCTTCAAAGACAGGGATTGACAGAAACTTTGATAAAGAAAAAGCTGATGGATTATTATCGAGTCAGCGATGACCGTACCCAGCTTCTTTTAGAACTGGCGAAAAAACAGCGCGAAATTATTGAAGAAGGTAAGAAGAAAATCAGTATTTACATTGGTATTCCACTTTGTCCGTCAAAATGTTCCTACTGTTCGTTTGTCTCAACAATTGTTGATCGGAAACGGCAAAATCTGAATCAATACTTTGCTAATTTACTGATAGAAATTGAAGAAATTGGGAAGCTGATAAAAGAAAAAAACATTACAGTGGATTCTATCTATATAGGCGGTGGGACGCCAACAGTTTTAACGGCTAATCAACTAGATGAACTTTTCTTAATGCTTGATAAAACTTTTGCATTAAATCAGTTAAGAGAGTTTACACTTGAGGCAGGGAGAACGGATACTCTATCAGATGAAAAATTAATGATTGCAAAAAAATTTGGTGTTGATCGAATCTGTTTAAATCCCCAATCGATGAATCAGAAAACCTTGGATACAGTAAAACGTCCCTGTTCTGCTACGGACATTAGTCATTTTGCTGAAATGGTCAGGTTTTTAAAGTTTGAAAATTTAAATATGGATCTGATAATTGGTTTAGGCGAAGAAAAATCTGACGATTTTTTAAACAGCCTAAATCAAGTATTAGACTTTCAACCCGAGAATATTACAATTCACAACCTTTCAGTAAAAAAAGGATCAAAAATAAAAAATGATTTTGGAATTAAAGTGAATGAAGGTTACGGTGAGAGCTTTTACCAGCAAGTGAGAAAAATCCTTCTAAGTCATGGTTATAACCCATACTATTTGTACCGGCTTAAATATACTTGTGGCAATAGCGAAAATGTTGGCTATTCATTAAAAAATAAAGAAGGTATTTATAATATTATGATGATGTCAGAAACGCAGACAGTTATAGGTATTGGTGCTGGAGCAACAGGTAATATTTATGATGAGGAACGTGATGAGATCAAAAAAATATTTACCGTCAAAGATGTAAAAACTTATAACGACCGTTTTTACGATATTCTAGATAAAAAGAAGACAATAATTAAGGAACTGCTAAAAGTTAAGTAG
- a CDS encoding MBL fold metallo-hydrolase → MEIEKLSLGSMGTNCYLIWDDNKNGIIIDPGFMDNRVEEIIKDKDLKIKYIVLTHGHFDHLGGVEHLRKLTQAQVLIHAEDSDCLTNPQRNLSYLAGMNLECGKADGYLVESENLKVGDLDFRIIHTPGHSKGGVSLLINKYLFSGDTLFNTSIGRTDFMDGNLDELLTNIREKLLILPDDTIVYPGHGENTTIGYEKLHNPFLQGRY, encoded by the coding sequence ATGGAAATAGAAAAATTAAGCCTTGGAAGTATGGGAACAAATTGTTATCTAATCTGGGATGACAATAAAAATGGTATCATTATCGATCCGGGGTTTATGGATAACCGTGTTGAAGAAATTATAAAAGATAAAGATTTAAAAATTAAATATATTGTATTAACTCATGGTCATTTCGACCATCTTGGCGGTGTTGAACACCTGCGAAAATTGACCCAGGCTCAGGTGTTGATCCATGCTGAAGACAGTGATTGTCTAACAAATCCCCAGAGAAATCTTTCCTATCTTGCGGGCATGAATCTTGAGTGTGGCAAGGCTGATGGATATTTAGTTGAAAGTGAAAATCTGAAAGTAGGGGATCTGGATTTTCGGATAATTCATACACCTGGTCACTCAAAAGGCGGTGTCAGCCTACTTATCAATAAGTACCTTTTTTCCGGAGATACATTGTTTAACACTTCGATAGGTCGGACAGATTTTATGGATGGAAATCTGGATGAACTGCTGACAAATATTCGCGAAAAACTGCTTATTCTACCCGATGACACAATTGTTTATCCAGGTCACGGAGAGAATACCACCATTGGGTATGAAAAATTGCATAATCCCTTTTTACAGGGCCGTTATTAG
- the dtd gene encoding D-aminoacyl-tRNA deacylase has translation MRAIVQRVKSSSVTIDNKLVASISCGLNVLLGIKGDDTEKDMNYIIGKILNLRIFDDAEGKMNESVQDVMGEILIVSQFTLYGDCRKGRRPSYIRSGPVEQAEEKYHTFVRKFKDQTNLNVETGVFQADMEVSIVNDGPVTILLDSEKVF, from the coding sequence ATGAGAGCGATAGTACAGCGTGTAAAGTCATCCAGTGTTACAATTGATAATAAATTGGTAGCTTCAATTAGTTGTGGACTAAATGTTTTGCTGGGGATCAAAGGAGACGATACTGAAAAAGATATGAATTATATTATTGGCAAAATCTTAAATCTGCGGATTTTTGATGATGCTGAAGGAAAAATGAATGAATCGGTCCAGGATGTTATGGGAGAAATTCTAATTGTTTCACAGTTTACTTTATATGGTGATTGTCGCAAAGGCCGGAGGCCCAGTTATATCCGCAGTGGACCTGTTGAGCAGGCTGAAGAGAAATATCATACTTTTGTCAGGAAATTTAAAGATCAAACAAATCTCAATGTTGAAACTGGCGTTTTTCAAGCCGATATGGAAGTCAGTATCGTCAATGATGGACCAGTAACCATTCTATTGGATAGTGAAAAGGTGTTTTAG
- a CDS encoding bifunctional (p)ppGpp synthetase/guanosine-3',5'-bis(diphosphate) 3'-pyrophosphohydrolase, which translates to MENDAVKGKIDNVINLVKAHNKDADTDMIMRAYELARSAHKDQKRLSGEDYVIHPVSVAYILAEMDMDTETIVAAILHDVIEDTEYSYDYIKENFSESVANLVEGVTKIGRIGFQSKEESQAENLRKMILAMSKDIRVILIKLVDRLHNMRTLEYMRESKQIEKAKETLDIYAPLANRLGISTIKWELEDLALKYIDPTGYYDLVNKIKMKKNAREAYINDVIDILKREISQVGTNAEIYGRSKHFYSIYRKMKSQNKSFDEIYDLIAVRVIVDSLKDCYGVLGVVHSQWTPIPGRFKDYIAMPKPNLYQSIHTTVMGPKGEPFEIQIRTKEMHETAEYGIAAHWKYKEGNADSKDKRQEVQMSWLRQMLELQRESEDAGELLETIKVDLLNEEVYVFSPKGTVIPLPAGSCPLDFAYRIHSDIGNNCVGARVNNKIVPLNSTLKSGDIVEVMTSKNSNGPSRDWLTFVKSAHARNKIKQYFKKEEKDENIQKGKLILEKEIKREGLQQTGLLNLNNLEILAENCNYKNVSDFYAAIGYNGIKIGTVFQKMKMLFPKEFPEEVEELVIKKPQKDGKSSGSTVIVAGYNEIDVHFAKCCNPVPGDNIVGYITKGRGISVHRADCSNVLNLSDPNRIVEVEWNKYSSGSFTAEIHIKALEAQGTVIKISKVFLEMNIPVTALNAKNEKNGYDFFSATCEVKSRRELNLLIKNLYKIKEVNQIYRV; encoded by the coding sequence ATGGAAAATGATGCAGTTAAAGGAAAAATTGACAATGTAATAAACCTGGTAAAGGCTCATAATAAGGATGCAGATACTGATATGATTATGCGTGCCTACGAGTTGGCGCGGAGTGCGCATAAAGATCAGAAAAGACTTTCCGGGGAAGATTATGTAATCCATCCAGTTTCAGTTGCCTATATTCTAGCAGAAATGGATATGGATACTGAAACGATTGTAGCTGCTATTCTGCATGATGTCATCGAGGATACCGAATATTCCTATGATTATATTAAGGAAAACTTTAGTGAGTCGGTTGCCAATCTGGTTGAAGGCGTTACAAAAATAGGTCGGATTGGTTTTCAGTCAAAAGAAGAAAGTCAGGCTGAGAATTTAAGGAAAATGATTTTGGCTATGTCAAAAGACATTAGGGTAATTCTCATTAAGCTGGTGGACCGTCTTCATAATATGCGCACACTGGAGTACATGAGGGAGTCTAAACAGATTGAAAAAGCAAAGGAAACCCTGGATATTTATGCTCCTTTGGCCAATCGTCTTGGTATTTCCACAATAAAATGGGAACTCGAGGATCTGGCGCTAAAATATATTGACCCTACAGGTTATTATGATCTGGTTAATAAGATCAAGATGAAAAAAAATGCCAGAGAAGCCTATATTAATGATGTCATTGATATTCTAAAAAGAGAAATCAGTCAGGTTGGAACAAATGCTGAGATTTATGGTCGCTCCAAGCATTTTTACAGTATTTATCGAAAAATGAAATCCCAGAACAAATCTTTTGATGAGATATACGATCTGATTGCTGTTCGGGTAATCGTCGATTCCCTCAAGGACTGTTACGGGGTTCTGGGCGTTGTTCATTCTCAATGGACGCCGATTCCTGGACGATTTAAAGATTATATAGCCATGCCTAAGCCTAATCTCTACCAGTCTATTCATACGACTGTAATGGGTCCAAAGGGTGAACCTTTCGAGATACAGATCCGAACCAAAGAAATGCATGAGACAGCAGAATATGGGATCGCGGCCCATTGGAAATACAAGGAAGGAAATGCGGATTCAAAGGATAAGCGACAGGAAGTTCAAATGTCCTGGCTAAGACAGATGCTGGAACTGCAGCGGGAATCTGAAGATGCGGGAGAGCTTTTAGAGACCATAAAAGTTGACCTTCTAAATGAAGAAGTTTATGTGTTTTCTCCAAAAGGTACGGTCATTCCTTTGCCAGCTGGTTCATGTCCCCTTGATTTTGCCTATCGGATTCATAGCGATATTGGTAACAACTGTGTGGGTGCTCGCGTCAACAATAAGATTGTACCCCTTAATAGTACACTTAAAAGCGGTGATATTGTAGAGGTGATGACCTCCAAGAATTCCAATGGTCCAAGCCGGGATTGGCTTACTTTTGTTAAAAGTGCCCATGCCAGAAATAAGATTAAGCAGTATTTTAAAAAGGAAGAAAAAGATGAGAATATCCAGAAGGGAAAGCTGATTCTGGAAAAAGAAATTAAAAGAGAAGGTCTGCAGCAGACCGGACTTTTAAATCTTAATAATCTCGAAATACTGGCTGAAAACTGCAATTATAAAAATGTCAGTGATTTTTATGCGGCAATCGGATATAATGGCATCAAAATTGGGACAGTTTTTCAAAAGATGAAAATGCTTTTTCCAAAGGAATTTCCGGAAGAAGTGGAAGAACTGGTCATTAAAAAACCCCAAAAGGACGGGAAATCTTCGGGGAGTACAGTTATAGTGGCGGGCTATAATGAAATTGATGTTCATTTTGCCAAATGCTGTAATCCGGTACCGGGTGATAACATTGTCGGATATATTACAAAAGGTAGAGGAATCTCTGTTCACCGAGCAGACTGTTCAAATGTCTTAAATCTATCTGATCCGAATCGAATTGTGGAAGTGGAGTGGAATAAATACAGTTCCGGTTCATTTACGGCAGAAATTCATATTAAGGCTCTTGAAGCCCAGGGAACAGTTATAAAAATATCGAAAGTCTTTCTCGAAATGAACATACCGGTCACCGCTTTAAATGCTAAAAACGAAAAAAATGGCTATGATTTCTTCTCAGCTACCTGTGAGGTTAAGAGCCGAAGAGAACTTAATCTATTAATAAAAAATTTATATAAAATTAAGGAGGTTAACCAGATTTATCGGGTTTAA
- a CDS encoding adenine phosphoribosyltransferase — translation MELKNYIDIYEGFPKDGISFKDINSLIVDPQAYKMAIDEMTKVARALDATLIAIPESRGYIFGAPIAYQLGAGLVPVRKPGKLPGEVIAEEYDLEYGSNIVEIQKKLIKPGDRVVLVDDLLATGGTMKAAVQLIEKMGGQIAGLITLIELTELGGRELLKDYFIHSLVTYKY, via the coding sequence ATGGAATTGAAGAATTATATTGACATCTATGAGGGTTTTCCCAAAGATGGAATAAGCTTTAAGGATATTAATAGTTTAATTGTCGATCCCCAAGCTTACAAAATGGCAATTGATGAAATGACAAAAGTTGCCAGAGCACTGGACGCAACGCTGATTGCTATACCAGAATCAAGAGGTTACATATTTGGTGCGCCAATTGCCTATCAGTTAGGAGCAGGTCTTGTCCCTGTCAGAAAGCCCGGTAAACTTCCAGGAGAAGTTATAGCAGAAGAATATGACTTGGAATATGGGTCAAATATTGTGGAAATTCAAAAAAAACTGATTAAGCCAGGTGATCGCGTTGTTTTAGTTGATGATCTCTTAGCAACTGGTGGAACCATGAAGGCGGCGGTTCAACTGATTGAAAAAATGGGCGGTCAAATTGCCGGTTTGATTACTCTTATCGAATTAACTGAACTCGGCGGACGTGAACTATTAAAGGATTATTTTATTCATTCTCTTGTAACCTATAAGTATTAA
- the recJ gene encoding single-stranded-DNA-specific exonuclease RecJ gives MIATKWHNRKKNSDINITERRIEYSEQLGIDPIIADILIGRGITSLSECEQYLYPKISDSNDPFLLPDMQLAVDRILTAKNKQEKIILYGDYDVDGTVGVSILYMFLRKISCNVEYYIPNRLKTGYGLHMDPLNDLIEDGMNLLVTVDNGISSIREIEFLNQSAVDVIITDHHECHGELPGALAIINPKRPDSLYPFKGLCGAGVSFKLIQALVSALNIDVDLQEYIECVSVATVSDLVPLKDENRLLVKEGLKFLNQDPKNMGLRKLIEISELEEIKAWHYGFILGPKINAAGRLGEAHKIVSLLTTNDSEKAYSLAAFLSDENRKRQELEKEILEKAMTQIEEKKLYERDLILVYGEGWHSGVIGIVASRIQEKYYRPVIVIGIENDLGKGSCRSVEGFDIFKALSACGDIYKSFGGHEQAAGLSIKKENIAQLEKRLEDYTIQVGLKNLLVAPVYFDIRMNSDAFNIEWYGQLDKIEPTGIGNPGINFLIDGSNIKKFGRMGKEKDHLWIDFNGIRAVGFWMAEFYELLLGVTDYKEINLIVKPSINEFNGIKSLQLQIKDIKRNPLENHEQAKIILSNIINQKVLNRWQITTLINGIDPEEVAITLPELRAIYKYLKQFNNKELDFSFFENCVYSPFKILSSIEILRENDLLTIKSQNEFDILTFIPTNEKKDIQNSNLMIKLKKIKNEEGE, from the coding sequence ATGATTGCTACGAAATGGCATAATAGAAAAAAAAATAGTGACATTAACATAACTGAACGGAGAATAGAGTATTCAGAGCAGTTAGGCATTGATCCGATTATAGCCGATATCCTAATCGGTAGAGGTATAACTTCTCTTTCTGAGTGCGAACAGTATCTTTACCCGAAAATAAGCGATAGTAATGATCCTTTTTTACTGCCTGATATGCAATTAGCGGTGGACCGGATTCTAACTGCTAAAAATAAACAGGAGAAAATAATTCTATATGGCGATTATGATGTTGACGGCACAGTTGGCGTTTCCATCCTTTATATGTTTTTACGCAAGATATCCTGTAATGTAGAATATTATATTCCCAATCGTCTGAAAACCGGATATGGCTTACACATGGATCCGCTTAATGATCTGATTGAAGATGGAATGAATTTATTGGTGACTGTCGATAATGGGATATCTTCGATTCGAGAAATTGAATTTTTAAATCAATCCGCTGTCGATGTTATTATAACAGACCATCACGAATGTCATGGCGAACTACCTGGGGCATTGGCGATTATAAATCCTAAAAGACCTGACTCATTGTATCCTTTTAAGGGGTTGTGCGGAGCCGGCGTTTCATTTAAACTGATTCAGGCTTTAGTAAGTGCCTTGAATATTGATGTTGATTTACAGGAGTATATTGAATGTGTTTCTGTGGCAACAGTTTCTGATTTAGTTCCTTTAAAAGATGAAAATAGATTATTAGTCAAAGAAGGGCTTAAATTCTTAAATCAGGATCCGAAAAATATGGGACTTCGCAAGCTGATTGAAATCAGTGAATTGGAGGAGATCAAGGCCTGGCATTATGGATTTATTTTAGGACCCAAGATCAATGCTGCTGGCAGACTAGGAGAAGCACATAAAATCGTCAGTCTTCTGACGACTAATGACTCTGAAAAAGCATATTCTTTAGCGGCTTTTTTAAGTGATGAGAATAGAAAGAGACAGGAACTGGAAAAAGAAATTCTTGAAAAGGCAATGACCCAGATTGAAGAAAAAAAACTATATGAACGGGATCTGATTCTTGTTTACGGTGAGGGTTGGCACTCAGGCGTGATTGGAATTGTAGCCAGTCGTATTCAGGAAAAATATTATCGTCCAGTTATAGTGATTGGAATAGAAAATGATTTGGGTAAAGGTTCGTGCCGAAGTGTTGAGGGGTTTGATATTTTTAAGGCTTTGAGTGCTTGTGGTGATATCTATAAGAGTTTCGGTGGTCATGAACAGGCAGCGGGTCTAAGTATTAAGAAAGAGAATATTGCTCAACTTGAAAAACGTTTGGAAGATTACACAATACAGGTTGGCCTTAAAAATCTTTTAGTTGCTCCTGTATATTTTGATATCAGGATGAATAGTGATGCATTTAATATAGAATGGTATGGACAGCTGGATAAAATTGAACCTACAGGTATTGGAAATCCGGGCATCAATTTTTTAATTGATGGTTCAAATATCAAGAAATTTGGAAGAATGGGCAAGGAAAAGGACCACCTGTGGATTGATTTTAACGGAATCAGAGCTGTAGGGTTTTGGATGGCAGAATTTTATGAGTTGCTTTTAGGGGTAACAGATTATAAAGAAATTAATCTAATTGTTAAGCCATCAATTAACGAATTCAACGGAATTAAAAGCCTCCAGCTGCAGATTAAAGATATTAAAAGAAATCCCCTTGAAAATCATGAGCAAGCGAAAATCATTTTATCCAATATCATTAACCAGAAAGTTTTAAATAGATGGCAGATTACAACTTTAATAAATGGCATAGATCCGGAAGAAGTAGCCATTACTTTACCGGAATTACGTGCTATTTACAAGTATCTGAAGCAGTTTAATAATAAAGAACTGGATTTCTCATTTTTTGAAAATTGCGTTTATTCGCCATTTAAGATATTAAGTTCAATCGAAATTCTCAGGGAAAATGATTTGCTTACGATTAAAAGCCAAAATGAATTTGATATCCTGACTTTTATTCCGACAAATGAAAAAAAGGATATTCAAAATTCGAATCTAATGATAAAATTAAAAAAAATAAAAAATGAAGAGGGAGAATAA
- the secF gene encoding protein translocase subunit SecF, whose product MKKMQIVEKSKIWFILSAILIVISLGSLMIQGLNFGIDFIGGTIITIDLKTPFETSDVRTIVDEYDADADITNAGDEGTQVIISTKKDLSTEERTGLFSAFQEQYSLESTDLLSIDTVSPSIGAEVTYNAIIASLVAVVLMLAYITFRFEFLFGLTAIVALVHDLIIVLGVYSLFQIQVNSPFIAAILTILGYSINDTIVVFDRIRENRNRFGKFEYEILVDTSVSQTIQRSINTSLTTLLAIGSIYVLGVQSIRDFALPLIVGIVSGTYSSIFIASTLWCKIKEKQSDKVKTKKNMANS is encoded by the coding sequence ATGAAAAAAATGCAAATCGTTGAAAAAAGTAAAATATGGTTTATTCTTTCAGCTATATTGATTGTCATCAGTTTGGGATCATTGATGATTCAAGGACTAAATTTTGGGATCGATTTTATCGGCGGTACGATTATTACCATTGATTTAAAGACGCCCTTTGAAACCAGTGATGTTCGAACCATTGTTGATGAATATGACGCGGATGCCGATATAACCAATGCAGGTGACGAAGGAACACAAGTCATCATCTCAACAAAAAAAGATTTATCAACAGAAGAGAGAACAGGCTTGTTTAGTGCATTTCAGGAACAATATAGCCTGGAAAGCACCGATCTTTTATCGATTGATACGGTAAGTCCTTCAATTGGAGCAGAAGTGACCTATAATGCCATTATTGCCTCTCTGGTGGCCGTTGTTCTAATGCTTGCCTATATAACATTCCGCTTCGAGTTTTTATTCGGTTTAACTGCGATTGTAGCCCTGGTTCATGATTTAATTATTGTTCTGGGTGTTTATTCGCTCTTTCAGATTCAGGTCAACTCACCATTTATTGCAGCTATCCTGACTATTTTAGGATACTCAATCAATGATACGATTGTTGTCTTTGACAGAATCCGCGAGAATAGAAATCGCTTCGGTAAATTTGAATATGAAATTCTGGTGGATACCAGTGTTTCTCAAACAATTCAGCGAAGTATCAATACTTCATTAACAACTTTATTAGCGATTGGTTCGATCTATGTATTAGGCGTTCAGTCGATTAGAGATTTTGCACTACCGTTAATCGTCGGAATTGTCAGTGGAACATACTCTTCAATCTTTATAGCCAGTACCCTCTGGTGCAAAATAAAGGAAAAACAATCCGATAAGGTTAAAACTAAAAAAAATATGGCAAATAGTTAA